DNA from Salmo trutta chromosome 14, fSalTru1.1, whole genome shotgun sequence:
tCTTTAACAAAAGCCATAATACCCTCACATACCCCCTAAATTCGAGCCCTGGTTTTAATTTAACACACCAAGCTCTTTACTGACACTGAGATAATTAAGGAGTTCATGGTGACTGAAAGAATTGGCTGGCAAAATCCATGGATAGAAGACTATAGttttgtctgtcaaacaggtaggcttACCTATAATTTCTTGAATAGGAAAAAGCAGGATACAAGACAAaaccctcttgttgttagtagtctgaagtcaaattaaaatgaagactgtTTAAATGAATTAGCGTTCTCGAATTAGCATACTTTCAGCACCCAGACGGTGCCCATCTCCGTGGCTGCCGCTTCATAGTAATGTAAGTTATGTAAATTATTCGAATATGGCtaattgtgaggtcaataactctgataaatagcTTCATTATGGGCAacaaaacatattgtttttattcaaatCAATTATAGCAGTATCAAGCTTACCTCTCGCCCTCCTCATCTTCGCGCTCTTCCGctcaaactgaacaggacatcagtaggCCTAGTCCACGCGCACAGATATTGAATGTTTTGGACAAAAACTATTTATTTTCAATAGAAGTCTTTGACTCGCTTTCTGAAGTACCACTGTGCATAGCACAGGTTTATgttggttaggcagcacaaatGGAATCAGCAGGACAGGCCGGGGTTTATGATTGGGAACGCCTATCCATTGCAGTGTAGTCTTGTTTTATATACACCAAACTCGTGAAGGAAGTACATTTTCTCAGAAATATAACTTTGCCCTGTGCTGCCCCGAGCATGCTCTTCGTATAGCCTATAGTATAGCCAAGGCTAATTTTATTCAAACCACACTAGACGCACTTGAAAGTGTGCACCCAGCAGagcatttgtattttttattttacctttatttaaccaggtaggccagtttagaacaagttataatttacaactgcgacatggccaagataaagcaagtagtgtgacaaaaataacaacacagagttacacataaacaaacgtacagtcaatagcacaatataaaaaatatatgtacaatgtgtgcaaatgtagtaagagtggggaggtaaggcaataaataggccatagaggcgaaataattacaatttagcatcaGGGATGAGGGGCATCATAGGGCACACATCTGGCTACTATAATAACCAATTCATTGTCAACCCTTAGCAATATGAAATGTAATCAATTACAAAGTACAttaccctcccctggactaaattTAAAAAAGACTAAACCCTCCTCCTAACTGAAATTgtaaaagcatgaccctcccacATCTTCCTTCAGGGAACACTTGTAAATCTCGACCACTCGCTAAGAAGCTATTGTTGTTTCTTTATATAAAACGAACTCTaccagtcctagcaaaattcttgcttgagaaattgcactTGCTATGaagatatttttgtttattttttattcaatTTTTATGGTTTGAAACAATCACAGTAATGTACTTAATAGTTACACAGAAAGTAttttatattgagataaaaaaaaaacgttaaaaaaaCGGGCAGCGGCACAAGAGACCCCTAGACAAATAGGATTTTGGTCACACAGGGCCCAATATTTTCTCGATTCAGAAATCATTGAAgacaaataaatttaaaaaatcatgATCATGCATTTTAACTGAAGGTAAATTAGACTACTGGTTTAGCAGTCTCGTGTCATAATTTGAGAAGTTTTGCATTTCCTTCAAGAGCAATATTGTTTATCATAATCAAACCTGAATCAAGGCATGCTTTTTTCTGTGAAGTGTCAAGATTTCTCAAACATAAACAGTCAGTAATAAAACTAACGTAGTTGGTATCTATCATTTCTGTTCAATCAAACATCTACTTTCAGAGCATATCCCCCAATGTGAACTACAGTAGCTAAGGTGATCATTCAGCTACGTTGCTCCAGAAATTTGTGGGAGGAAAGATCCTCAAAGGTCTGAGATGTAGGCAGTTTTAATGTCAAATGCCACGTTCgtgtgctagtcggaactagaaacGCAGAATATTCAGACTTGCTAACTAGTTGAACGCGGCTCGTGCATAACTACAAGCAGCTAGCAAGTCGGACATTTCAGAATTTCCTCGTACCGACTAAAACATGAACACGACACATGGTACTAGGCGCTTAATTGGTGACGTGTCTTtacagagctttcttttcagtgCGGAGAGGCTAGATGGTGCCACGCGAATTGTGCTGATCCTTCAAGTGGCACCAATTTAACACAACTGGAATCGGATCAAGGACACCATGGGCAGTGAGTGATTTTTCCTACTTCTATGTATGTTCATGTACCTGTGAACTGCATATGACATTTAtcttagaaatatttaacttggCTAGGAATGGAcatgtagctagcaagctactatATTGTAATGCTAACATCAGCCGTAGCTAACGTTGTGACTCTAGCTGGCTAACTAGTTACGTTAGCTAGTTATTGTGCGTCCTTAGCTAACATTTGCTAATCTGGGTTACATACAACACCATTTACTTATCAATGAACTGTTAAATAAAGCTAGCAAAATATCACATGTGATGTAGCTAATGTGAGTTACCATATTAACGGAATTGGCAGTTAACGGTAAAGCCAAGGCAGGATTCGGTAAGGTTAGTTAGCCAGACTCGAGGGCCCATGTTGCTGTTGGCTCTTCTTGTTCGGGGCATTTAGATATTTAGATTGCTGTGTGCACTTACAACATTATCTACCCTCTGCATTCTTGCTGATGTCATCCTTATAGGAAATGTAGCACAGTCTTTGCAATGAATGTGACAGTAACTTATCATGACTGTGGTTTGCTTCTAGCTCGATAACATTGATTACGCCATTGCCAATGAATGTCAATTTCTTTGAGCCTAGTTATCTACAGTAGCAGTAGTTAACTGTATTTCTATTGCCTCTTTTTTAATATACTAATAATTATCTATAAGACCACTAAGTTTGTCCCCACATAcaatataactagctagctatactAACTTCTTGACCTTGTTAGTGAGTGGAACCAACTTTTTGCATGCGTGGGAGTGATGACGTTTCATCCTGACATAGTTTGAGTATCAACTGTATAATCATGTAGTAATACATTttatagcgcttttcattacagACAGAATCTCAAAGTGCTTGTTTACCAAAATAAACAACAAGAAGTAGTTAAAAAAGAAATAGTCTAGAACAGTAGCTAGGTCAAGTCCGTTTTGAGTGCTTGGGCAGACTCGGTCAGGAGGTGATCTGGAAGATCATAACTAGATGGTCATCAGAGGCGGTGGTTAGGTCAGCATGTCCAAGAGCTGGAATCTCGATGCCATCTCCGCTGTCTGCAGATTCTCTCTATTGGGACTCTGATGTTTTAGCTCCCCACAAAGTACATCCCACTCTCTTCTTACTTCAGAAGTATCCTCCtacctatgtacagttgaagtcggaagtttacatacaccttagccaaatacatttaaacttagtttttcacaattcctgacatttaatcctagttaaaattccctgtcttatgtaagttaggatcaccagttttattttaagaatgtgaaatgtcagaataatagtaaagttaatagtttatttcagtatttatttcttcatcacattcccagtgggtcagaagttcacatacactcaattagtatttggtagcattgcatttaaattgtttaacttgggtcaaacatttcgggtagccttccacaagcttcccacattaagttgggtgaattttggcccattcctcctgacagagctggtgtaactgagtcaggtttgtaggcctccttgctcgcacacgcgttttcagttctgcccacaaattgtctataggattgaggtcagggctttgtgatggtcactccaataccttgacattgttgtccttaagccatttttccataactttggaaatatgcttggggtcattgtccatttggaagacccatttgcgaccaagctttaacttgctgactgatgtcttgagatattgcttcactatatccacgtaattttccttccacgtgatgccatctattttgtgaagtgcaccagtccctcctgcagcaaagcaccccaacaacatgatgctggcaccccgtgcttcacggttgggatggtgttcttcggtttgcaagactccccctttttcctccaaacataacaatggtcattatggccaaacagttctatttttgtttcatcagaccagaggacatttctccaaaaagtaagatctgtgtccccatgtgcagttgcaaaccgtagtttggcttttttatggcggttttggagcagtggcttcttccttgctgagcggcctttcaggttatgtcgattataggactcgttttactgtggctatagatacttttgtacccgtttcctccagaatcttcacaaggtcctttgctgctgttctgggattgctttgcgcttttcgcaccaaattacgttcatctctaggagacagaacgcgtctccttcctgagtggtatgaaggctgcgtggtcccatggtgtttatacttgcgtactattgtttgtacagatgaacgtagtacctgcaggcgtttggaaattgcttccaaggatgaaccagacttgtggaggtctatactttttttctgaggtcttggctggtttcttttgattttcccatgatgtcaagctaagaggcacggagtttgaaggtaggccttgaaatacactgctcaaaaaaattaagggaacacttaaacaacataatgtaactccaagtcaatcacacttctgtgaaatcaaactgtccacttaggaagcaacactgattgacaatacatttcacatgctgttgtgtaaatggaatagacaacaggtggaaattataggcaattagcaagacacccccaataaaggagtggttctgcaggtggggaccacagaccacttctcagttcctatgcttcctggctgatgttttggtcacttttgaatgctggctgtgctttcactctagtggtagcatgagacggagtctacaacccacacaagtggctcaggttgtgcagctcatccaggatggcacatcaatgcgagctgtggcaagaaggtttgctgtgtctgtcagcgtagtgtccagagcatggaggcgtactggcctgtctcctggtagcatcaggagacgtggaggaggccgtaggagggcaacaacccagcagcaggaccgctacctccgcctttgtgcaaggaggagcaggaggagcactgccagagccctgcaaaatgacctccagcaggccacaaatgtgcatgtgtctgctcaaacggtcagaaacagactccatgagggtggtatgagggcccgacgtccacaggtgggggttgtgcttacagcccaacaccgtgcaggacgtttggcatttgccagagaacaccaagattggcaaattcgccactggcgccctgtgctcttcacagatgaaagcaggttcacacatgtgacagacgtgacagagtctggagacgccgtggagaacgttctgctgcctgcaacatcctccagcatgaccggtttagcggtgggtcagtcatggtgtggggtggcatttctttggggggccgcacagccctccatgtgctcgccagaggtagcctgactgccattaggtaccgagatgaaaatcctcagaccccttgtgagaccatatgctggtgcggttggccctgggttcttcctaatgcaagacaatgctagaccgcatgtggctggagtgtgtcagcagttactgcaagagaaaggcattgatgctatggactggcccgcccgttccccagacctgaatctaattgagcacatctgggacatcatgtctcgctccatccaccaacgccacattgcaccacagactgtccaggagttggcggatgctttagtccaggtctgggaggagatccctcaggagaccatccgccacctcatcaggagcatgcccaggcgttgtagggaggtcatacaggcacgtggaggccacacaccctactgagcttcattttgacttgttttaaggatcaaagttggatcagcctgtagtgtggttttccactttaattttgagtgtgattccaaatccagacctccatgggttgataaattggatttccattgattatttttgtgtgatttttgttgtcagcacattcaactatgtaaagaaaaaagtatttaataatattatttctttcattcagatctaggatgtgttgtttaagtgttccctttattttttttgagcagtatacatccacaggtacacctccaatggactcaaattatgtcaataagcctatcagaagcttctaaagccatgacattttctggacttttccaagctgttaaaggcagtcaacttaaacttctgacccactggaattgtgatacagtgaaataatctatgtaaacaattgttgggaaaaatacttgtcatgcacaaagtagatgtcctaaccgacttgccaaaactatagtttgttcacaagaaatttgtggagtggttgaaaatgagttttaatgactccaacctaagtgtatgtaaacttctgacttcaactgtatgtagaccTACCTCACTGTTCTGCGTAATGTAATTCTCTGGTTAATACTTTATTTTACTGTGTATGTTAAATCACTGATGTATAATGTCGTTTTTGTCCAATGTCCTCTTGTTTTTTCCAGTCAAATTTTTGGAAGTCATAAAGCCGTTTTGTGCGGTCTTACCTGAGATTCAGAAACCAGAGAGAAAGGTATAGTATACTGCAATTTCTCTTCACTAGCTTTTTTAACAATCTTAGCTCTGGTGATGTCTCTCTAAAATGTCCCTCTTTTCTTTCTACAGATTCAGTTCAGAGAAAAAGTACTATGGACTGCCATCACTCTTTTCATCTTCCTGGTGTGCTGCCAGGTTAGTATCTGCCGGGCCTGAAAATCTTTCTCAGTGTAATTCTATCTATTGTATGGCGCTTGCAGAGAAATCCTGCAGCCCAAATcacatttcatttgtcacatgtttcgtaaacaaccggtatagactaacagtttacttatgggcccttcccaacaatgcagagagaaaataaaaatgaatacCAGGAGGAATAAATGGACATAATCTCTCACCAGCTGAACATATAGTTAAGGCCACAGGTAATGACTCAATGGGTGCAGTTGTAGCTCTTGTGGGTTCATTGTATTGGTTCATTCTTTGTCTTATGTTCTCAAGATTCCGCTCTTCGGCATCATGTCCTCAGACTCCGCAGATCCCTTCTACTGGATGAGAGTAATCCTGGCCTCCAACAGAGGTGAGAAACCAACAGTCTGGTTCTGCTTAGTTTGAATGCTTGCCTGTATCTTATCAGTCATATTGATAAATGGCTCTCAATCTTGGCTGCTGATCTTGTTTGAACACATCCCTATTACATTTTTGCTGTTTGGTTCGTACCTCTAACATGGAGAATTAGTTATTCCCTGTGATTGTATCAGGTCTAATCTCTTGACGAGCTGACTTTCTTTGGCTGATTTGTTGCTGTATTCAGAGCTTTGCCTTGGCATAATCCTCTTTCCCATTACAACAGTGTTGGCTCATAATAATAGTTGACTGAAAACAGTACTGTGATCCCACCATTCTACAGGTACTCTGATGGAGCTGGGTATCTCACCCATCGTTACCTCCGGTCTCATCATGCAGCTGCTGGCTGGAGCAAAGATCATTGAGGTTGGAGACACCCCCAAGGACAGAGCACTCTTCAATGGAGCACAGAAACGTATGTCCGCCCTACAAAGTTTTTACCAAGGAATGAGATTAATCATGAGATAAGGGGTGGTTATTTAACCACCTGGCACCTGTTTTCTGAGTTGTGGGCTTGAATGTGATGGGTAATCGAATAAGGGTCTATAGCCTGTCATAAAGCTGTGGTATATTCAGTTTTTCATCGTCTACCAACTCATAGCTGTCCCAAGGATATTGAATGCAACCCAGCTCCCTTTGTCCTCTGCAGTGTTTGGAATGATCATCACCATTGGACAGTCCATCGTGTATGTGATGACGGGCATGTACGGAGACCCCTCAGAGATGGGTGCTGGGATCTGCCTGCTCATCATCattcaggttagttagacccccccccccccccatcaccacTACACTGCTCTCTGTAATGGCTGAAACCCACGTGATAATGGACATGAGTGAACTGGACAGTTCATTCATTTGACCCATTAAGTACAGAGACCTTTCATTACTTAAACCCCTGGCTGCCATTTCTCTAATCTTTCAATCAGCGATGCTCAGCTTTCATCCGCCTGGTCAGACTGTATTTGAAGCTCTGTTGTCCCTCTTTCTTCCCCAGCTTTTTGTGGCAGGTCTGATTGTGCTGCTGCTGGATGAGCTGCTGCAGAAGGGCTATGGGCTGGGCTCTGGTATCTCCCTGTTCATCGCCACTAACATTTGTGAGACCATCGTCTGGAAGGCTTTCAGCCCCACCACTGTCAACACTGGCAGAGGTATGTATACTGGCATTACTGCCACCTGTAATTATATAGACAATGTACTCCTCTTGTTTTTCAGTCAGGATTGCTCCCTCCACTGTGGACAAGTAACCTTGTCTCTTGTGTCTCAGGAACGGAGTTTGAAGGTGCCATCATTGCCCTGTTCCACCTGTTGGCCACTCGCACAGATAAGGTGCGTGCCCTGAGAGAGGCATTTTACCGCCAGAACCTGCCTAACCTCTTGAACCTCATCGCCACTGTCTTCGTCTTTGCTGTCGTGATATACTTCCAGGTCAGTGGACAGACAACCCCCCTCTATAGTTGTAGCCTATATCGTCTTGGCTGTTTTTTGATTGGTTTAACAAATTGCTTTCAATTCATTGCTTAAAGCTGAAATCCGTAAATGGGGAAACTACGCCACTGTTTGCCTCAgtacttttgttttgttgatgaaacGGAGGAGAGTCCAGCAGCGTGGTAAGGAAGTTGCTGTACATATTCTGGTGTTCTATCACGAGTGCAATGATGTGAGGGAAAGAAAGTGTTtgaagtaacttctttgttgtaatatcccaaacAGATGTGGCAGTTTCCCCCTTTATAAATTTCAGCTTTGACCTATGATATGACCATTGGATCTGACAATGTGAACAAATGGTCAGACCAAAAACCTGAATGATTGAACATCAGCTTTGAATACCATTAAATCTCAGTAGTTGTTTGAAAGGTCTTGAACACTTCTCGCCTCCTTCCAGGGCTTCAGGGTGGACCTGCCCATCAAATCTGCCCGTTACCGTGGCCAGTACAACACCTATCCCATCAAGCTCTTCTACACCTCAAACATTCCCATCATCCTCCAGTCTGCCCTCGTGTCCAACCTGTACGTCATCTCTCAGATGCTCTCCACGCGATTCAGCGGCAACTTCCTGGTTAACCtgttgggaacctggtctgtaagtaCCTATCAAAATAACCTTAGAGTGCTGCTTTAGTCAATCGCACAGCAGTAGACTTACCTTACCAACTTTCATTACACCAGTACTATTTAAAATGCACATACACTTGGTTATTTTATCACATCCCATTTAAACCTTCATGAGTTAAACGGTACTGAATACTTCTGTGACATCCTAGTAATGGGTGATCGTAAACAACGAAGAGTTTATTTGAAGCCATAATGTGGTTATGATCACATATTTTGGACTACCATGTAAGAACACTGGGAGGGTTGACAGAATTAAATATTTCATTTCAGCAGGCCTGTGTAAGAGCTAGCCTTTGGCAGGTTTTACTCAAACAGCCTTGATTGAGCTATGCTTACAATTAATCCACGACGTATAGATTATTTGTATGTGTGGTTGTTTGTGTATAGGATACTTCCACTGGAGGACCAGCTCGTGCCTACCCGGTTGGAGGTCTCTGCTACTTCCTCTCTCCCCCGGAGTCCTTTGGTTCTGTTCTGGATGACCCCATCCATGCTGCCATCTACATCGTCTTCATGCTTGGCTCCTGTGCCTTTTTCTCCAAGACATGGATCGAGGTTTCAGGATCCTCTGCCAAAGATGTGAGTCACTTGATGCACCAGATATATGTAGGTTATGTACAGTGAGGTATGTATGGTAGTTGCTAACGCAGGTCTGTATGTCCAACAGGTGGCTAAGCAGCTGAAGGAACAGCAGATGGTGATgaggggacacagagagaccTCCATGGTGCATGAGCTCAACAGGTAAAAACATATGCACCTTTGGTTGCACTCTGGCCCAAGTGTCAAGAATTATTGGTGTGTGTATACCTTGCTACACACTTCTAATATCTTGTGTTCTGTGTGAAGGTACATCCCCACGGCTGCAGCCTTCGGTGGCCTATGCATAGGTGGGCTGTCTGTCATGGCTGACTTCCTGGGTGCCATCGGTTCGGGTACTGGAATCCTATTGGCCGTCACCATCATCTACCAGTACTTTGAGATCTTCGTCAAGGAGCAGAGTGAAATGGGCAGCATGGGCGCGCTGTTATTCTAGAAACCCCCCTTCCTCCAACACATACCACAGACAGATGCAGCCTCCACAAATTCTTACTTTTTATTTTGCATTGTATCTAATGCGCACAAATCAGTACATTCTGCCTCTGGGATGCATCTTCTTTCCCAGCTTCTTTGTGTTCCCAGTAGCTCTTGAGGGCTCATATGCAGACTGGATCTCATCGGGGAAAGAAAGGCAGCATTTGTCCCAGTGTTCAGCATGGAATTGCACCTGTTCTGTCCTATTGTTCTTTCTTTTAATACCATTGCTGTCCTCTCTTGATCTGACCAGCCAGGATACTCTGCTGACTCTTATCTCCTATAGACAGGTTAAAAGCACAAAGGTTTGGCATGATGTTGTTGACTGACATCAAGCGAGGTTGGCTGAAGCGTGCTCAAGGAAATTGAAGGCTGAGACACCATCTAAAGGAGTCTGTGTTTAAACCAACACAAGCACTACACCTGGACATTTTTGGAGAGTGGAAAGAAAGCCATGTCATGTTCATTTCAGGTCATCGCAAGCTGTGCATGGAGTTTGAAGAGCCACATATTGGGGTCAAAAAACATAAATATACGTGTAAATGTATTGTATTCCTTAAATGGCTCTGGGAATTTTCAACAAGTGTTgtcattttatatatttttttaaatcatggaatatatttgtatttgtgcTGGTCTTAGCAAGGGCATATGTTTGTCCTTTTTTTTGTCTCTGGGTCCTTAAGGAAAGTGCTTGTCTGTTGTGGTCTTCTATTCCCAGTCTGAATCGCTGCAGATACTGCCTATACGTGGGTTTGGAAAGGAAAGGGGATGCATTTTTTTGGTTTTTACTTTATGTATTGGACATAATTGTATTATTAAAAAACAAAATTCTCAACACAACTAAAATAATTTCTTTCAGAATGTCATGCACCATGCCACCCACTGAGAGAAACCATTGCAGTGACCCCAAATAAAATGCTATTATGGATAGGGTCTTTGTGTAGGCCAAGATGTTTCAATAAAAGCTGAAAAGCATATAATTCTGCGTTGAACATTCACAGGTCAGGCTGAATCACTACAATATGCATCAAACtgggtacaaaatatatataattatgtGGTATGTACTCCCAACCAGTGGTGATTTTACcctgtaaatcttggtggggaaaaaataatggatgcatgccagcaaagccacaacacaacacatgaattgcactataatggtgacaaatggTGCCTGCGAAGTGCCTACATAAACCtttcccaacatcttaccactgctacacctggctatcagtggagccttgtctggcaatgaaacagttcattcagtctcatttactgccttttaaaaaaacatggctgacttgtttaaacaaaaattgtcaatgacacttgagatgtacaaactgtAGCATAAGGGGATGACTAGCGGCTAAGAAACCATCTGTAATTTAGACTAAGACATGAGTAAGTAGGATGTATGTAGtcaactatttgtttagcacttgaAATGTACATTGAccgaattcagaacatgggcagttcttagtgttctccctgtacaccatgtcagaaccgtaggataaagggggcagacaatgaaagctcttactacattcctctaaaacaggttataggctacatgtacaccgccaagtcagaacagtaggtgaaattattagggtgaggcacatgggctactaacatcttactacacaacatacacttagtattactttcttagctacactatacatatctccctggcatactacatcatttatgcagcagcatacaatatgtttttggactcaccttgtgctgtgttcacttgaacaggaaggtggcgcagtGGTCCATGTGcgaattttgtcatcaaagtctggcattctctggatttatggtgctttcaaaacaactgggaactgaaaaaaaatgttgaatcatgtcattgatcttcaggtcgtagctctagaaagaggccggatttacaattcagagttggatgaccgttcaaaatgtattttcccagttggagctcgtttaatcccgacttcccagttgtctagaactcattgaagtcaagTTTAAGCCATATTACTTAGTAAACTTTttgaaaaaaattgtgtttgaccagatacaatgctatttcacagtgaacaaattgacaacagaagtccagcatgcttatagggaaggacactcaacaagcacagcactgacacaaatgactgatgattggctgagagaaattgataaaattattgtgggggctgtcttgttagacttcagtgcagctttcggcattattgatcatagtctgctgctggaaaaacatatgtgttatggctttacaccccctgctataatgtggataaagcgTTACTTGTCCTACAGAACACAGAGGATGTTCTTta
Protein-coding regions in this window:
- the LOC115207623 gene encoding protein transport protein Sec61 subunit alpha, with the protein product MGIKFLEVIKPFCAVLPEIQKPERKIQFREKVLWTAITLFIFLVCCQIPLFGIMSSDSADPFYWMRVILASNRGTLMELGISPIVTSGLIMQLLAGAKIIEVGDTPKDRALFNGAQKLFGMIITIGQSIVYVMTGMYGDPSEMGAGICLLIIIQLFVAGLIVLLLDELLQKGYGLGSGISLFIATNICETIVWKAFSPTTVNTGRGTEFEGAIIALFHLLATRTDKVRALREAFYRQNLPNLLNLIATVFVFAVVIYFQGFRVDLPIKSARYRGQYNTYPIKLFYTSNIPIILQSALVSNLYVISQMLSTRFSGNFLVNLLGTWSDTSTGGPARAYPVGGLCYFLSPPESFGSVLDDPIHAAIYIVFMLGSCAFFSKTWIEVSGSSAKDVAKQLKEQQMVMRGHRETSMVHELNRYIPTAAAFGGLCIGGLSVMADFLGAIGSGTGILLAVTIIYQYFEIFVKEQSEMGSMGALLF